One genomic region from Lycorma delicatula isolate Av1 chromosome 1, ASM4794821v1, whole genome shotgun sequence encodes:
- the LOC142317929 gene encoding nose resistant to fluoxetine protein 6-like — MTSINQQNHTSKFIVDVLWNSISELSKDKLSGNMTHCLTTLQNYYQAVIKPHELWALKMYDASSGTLPGFLTGNIQEMGSYDECVEIIHRSNEFVGQYCIIKLNDTSSPLQDHITLKEIPVSYSLCVPSVCSAQNIQNIINVGVKAMNLNLSFTTEEQTCFRRNRKPLSISDWFAISTFTLIMGLCIIATVYELYFQPFSSDKLHGAITSFSLHTNGHLLLNVVKSHESMDVLYGLRFLIMVWIILLHRITELHMVPAMGLFQWNSSDTQQSEKDLENILDPILNGDISDIDLVL; from the exons atgacttcaaTAAACCAGCAGAAtcatacaagtaaattcattgtTGATGTACTATGGAACAGCATATCTGAATTATCAAAAGATAAATTGAGTGGTAATATGACCCATTGTTTAACAACACTGCAAAATTATTATCAAGCGGTCATTAAACCCCATGAGTTATGGGctttaaaaa TGTATGATGCATCATCTGGTACACTACCAGGCTTCTTGACAGGAAATATTCAAGAAATGGGTTCTTATGATGAATGTGTAGAAATAATTCACAGATCAAATGAATTTGTTGgacaatattgtattataaagcTGAATGACACATCTTCACCTCTTCAAGATcatataacattaaaagaaattccaGTTTCTTACTCTCTCTGTGTTCCTTCAGTTTGTTCTgctcaaaatattcaaaatattattaatgttggaGTGAAAGCAATGAATCTGAATTTATCATTTACAACTGAGGAACAGACTTGTTTTAGAAGAAATAGAAAACCACTTAGCATTAGTGATTGGTTTGCCAT ATCAACATTTACACTCATTATGGGACTCTGCATTATTGCAACTGTATATGAACTTTACTTTCAACCATTTTCATCag ataaaCTTCATGGGGCAATTACGTCTTTTTCATTACATACCAATGGCCACCTTCTCTTAAATGTTGTAAAGAGTCATGAGTCAATGGATGTCTTGTACGGGTTACGTTTCTTAATAATGGTTTGGATAATTCTTCTTCACAGAATCACAGAGCTGCATATGGTACCTGCAATGGGCCTCTTCCAGTGGAACAGT TCTGATACACAACAGTctgaaaaggatttagaaaataTACTTGATCCAATATTGAATGGTGATATCTCTGATATTGATCTTGTCTTGTAA